A genomic segment from Pseudomonas mendocina encodes:
- the pepN gene encoding aminopeptidase N: MRTEQSKTIYLKDYQVPDYLIDETHLTFELFEDHSLVHAQLVMRRNPEAGAGLPKLVLDGQQLELLHLKLDDRELGEGDYTLTDSHLTLQPTQERFVVDSSVRIHPESNTALEGLYKSGTMFCTQCEAEGFRKITFYLDRPDVMSKFTTTVSAEQHAYPVLLSNGNPIASGSEEGGRHWATWEDPFKKPAYLFALVAGDLWCVEDSFTTMSSREVALRIYVEPENIDKVQHAMDSLKRSMKWDEEVYGREYDLDIFMIVAVNDFNMGAMENKGLNIFNSSCVLAKAETATDAAHQRVEAVVAHEYFHNWSGNRVTCRDWFQLSLKEGFTVFRDSEFSADTHSRTVKRIEDVAYLRTHQFAEDAGPMAHPVRPDAYMEISNFYTLTIYEKGSEVLRMIHTLLGPELFRKGSDLYFERHDGQAVTCDDFVKAMEDASGIDLTQFKRWYTQAGTPRLEVSEAYDAAAQTYSLTFRQSCPATPGQSEKLPFVIPVALGLLDAQGSELPLRLQGESAAQGTSRVLSVTEAEQTFTFAGIAGKPLPSLLRGFSAPVKLHFPYDRDQLMFLMQHDSDGFNRWEAGQQLSVQVLQELIGQHQRGEALVLNQRLVTALRTLLEDESLDQAMVAEMLSLPGEAYLTEISEVADVEAIHAAREFARKELASALFAPLWARYQANREVSKATPYVAEAAHFARRSLQNIALSYLMLSEKPEVLAACVDQFENADNMTERLAALAVLVNSPFQAEQSKALAMFADFFKDNALVMDQWFSVQAGCPLPGGLERVHALMQHEAFTLKNPNKVRSLIGAFANQNLINFHQADGSGYRFLADQVITLNALNPQIASRLLAPLTRWRKYGEARQALMKAELERILASGELSSDVYEVVSKSLA, translated from the coding sequence ATGCGCACCGAACAATCCAAGACCATCTATCTGAAGGACTATCAGGTTCCCGATTACCTGATCGACGAGACCCACCTGACCTTCGAGCTGTTCGAGGATCACAGCCTGGTGCATGCGCAGCTGGTCATGCGTCGCAACCCCGAAGCTGGCGCCGGCCTGCCGAAGCTGGTGCTGGACGGCCAGCAGCTTGAGCTATTGCACCTCAAGCTCGACGACCGCGAGCTGGGCGAGGGCGATTACACCCTGACCGACAGCCACCTGACCCTGCAGCCGACCCAGGAGCGCTTCGTGGTCGACAGCAGTGTGCGCATCCATCCGGAGAGCAACACCGCGTTGGAAGGCCTGTACAAGTCCGGCACGATGTTCTGCACCCAGTGCGAAGCCGAGGGCTTCCGCAAGATCACCTTCTATCTCGACCGCCCGGACGTGATGAGCAAGTTCACTACCACGGTCAGCGCCGAGCAGCATGCCTACCCGGTGCTGCTGTCCAATGGCAACCCGATTGCCAGCGGTAGCGAAGAGGGCGGTCGGCACTGGGCGACCTGGGAAGACCCGTTCAAGAAGCCGGCCTACCTGTTCGCCCTGGTCGCCGGCGACCTTTGGTGCGTGGAGGACAGCTTCACCACCATGAGCAGCCGCGAAGTCGCGCTGCGCATCTATGTCGAGCCGGAGAACATCGACAAGGTGCAGCACGCCATGGACAGCCTCAAGCGCTCGATGAAGTGGGACGAGGAGGTCTACGGCCGCGAGTACGACCTGGACATCTTCATGATCGTCGCGGTCAACGACTTCAACATGGGCGCCATGGAGAACAAGGGCCTCAATATCTTCAACTCCAGCTGCGTGCTGGCCAAGGCCGAGACCGCCACCGATGCCGCGCACCAGCGCGTCGAGGCGGTGGTGGCGCACGAGTACTTCCACAACTGGTCGGGCAACCGCGTGACCTGCCGCGACTGGTTCCAGCTGTCGCTCAAGGAAGGCTTCACCGTATTCCGCGACAGCGAGTTCTCCGCCGATACCCACTCGCGCACCGTCAAACGCATCGAAGACGTGGCCTACCTGCGTACCCACCAGTTCGCCGAGGACGCCGGCCCCATGGCTCACCCGGTGCGCCCGGATGCGTACATGGAAATCTCCAACTTCTACACCCTGACCATCTACGAGAAGGGTTCGGAAGTGCTGCGCATGATCCACACCCTGCTCGGGCCGGAACTGTTCCGCAAGGGCTCGGACCTGTACTTCGAGCGCCACGACGGCCAGGCCGTGACCTGCGACGATTTCGTCAAGGCCATGGAAGATGCCAGTGGCATCGACCTGACCCAGTTCAAGCGCTGGTACACCCAGGCCGGCACGCCGCGCCTGGAGGTCAGCGAGGCTTATGACGCCGCTGCGCAGACCTACAGCCTGACCTTCCGTCAGAGCTGCCCGGCGACGCCGGGGCAGAGCGAGAAGCTGCCGTTCGTGATTCCCGTGGCGCTCGGTCTGCTCGATGCCCAGGGCAGCGAGCTGCCGCTGCGCCTGCAGGGCGAAAGCGCGGCGCAGGGCACCAGCCGCGTGCTGTCGGTCACCGAAGCCGAGCAGACCTTCACCTTCGCAGGCATCGCAGGCAAGCCGCTGCCATCGCTGCTGCGCGGCTTCAGTGCGCCGGTCAAACTGCACTTCCCCTATGACCGCGATCAGCTGATGTTCCTCATGCAGCACGACAGCGATGGATTCAATCGTTGGGAAGCGGGCCAGCAATTGTCGGTACAGGTGCTGCAGGAGCTGATCGGCCAGCACCAGCGTGGCGAGGCCCTGGTGCTGAATCAGCGCCTGGTCACTGCCTTGCGTACCCTGCTCGAAGACGAGTCGCTGGATCAGGCCATGGTCGCCGAGATGCTCTCGCTGCCGGGCGAGGCGTATCTGACCGAGATCAGCGAAGTGGCCGATGTCGAAGCCATCCACGCCGCGCGCGAGTTCGCTCGCAAGGAGCTGGCGAGCGCGCTGTTCGCCCCGCTGTGGGCGCGCTATCAGGCCAACCGCGAAGTCTCCAAGGCCACGCCGTATGTCGCCGAGGCGGCGCACTTCGCCCGCCGTAGTCTGCAGAACATCGCGCTGTCTTATCTGATGCTCAGCGAGAAGCCCGAGGTATTGGCGGCCTGCGTCGATCAGTTCGAGAACGCCGACAACATGACCGAGCGCCTTGCCGCGCTGGCCGTACTGGTCAACTCACCGTTCCAGGCAGAGCAGAGCAAGGCCCTGGCCATGTTCGCCGACTTCTTCAAGGACAATGCGCTGGTCATGGATCAGTGGTTCAGCGTGCAGGCCGGCTGCCCGCTGCCAGGCGGCCTGGAGCGTGTGCATGCGTTGATGCAGCACGAAGCCTTCACCCTGAAGAACCCGAACAAGGTGCGTTCGCTGATCGGCGCCTTCGCCAACCAGAACCTGATCAACTTTCACCAGGCCGATGGCTCGGGCTATCGCTTTCTCGCCGACCAGGTGATCACCCTCAACGCCCTCAACCCGCAGATCGCTTCGCGCCTGCTGGCGCCGCTGACTCGCTGGCGCAAATATGGCGAGGCTCGCCAGGCGCTGATGAAGGCAGAACTGGAGCGCATCCTCGCCTCTGGTGAACTCTCTAGCGATGTCTATGAGGTCGTGAGCAAAAGCCTGGCCTAA
- a CDS encoding YCF48-related protein, whose translation MSEPVMRRTQSGLAPNLARKSALRVHSPLAKALSLCSVLSILAFAAAPLQAETSAAADAGYAIESPKAVHSLLLDVVNTGERLVAVGDRGHILYSNDQGQSWQQAKVPTRQMLTSLFFVDAKHGWVVGHDAQILATADGGLTWTKQFEDLEREAPLLDIWFKDLQTGYAVGAYGALLETTDGGQNWEDVSDRLDNEDAYHLNAITAVKDSGLFIVGELGQMFRSADWGQTWERLEDLPYEGSLFGVLGTDQPATLLAYGLRGHLFRSTDFGDSWQQVKLNTPNNGPLEFGLADGALLNDGSVVVVGHGGTVLRSKDHGQTFSLINRPDRLSLAGVTALDNGNLILVGQGGVHLAASTGADLGQQ comes from the coding sequence ATGAGTGAGCCCGTCATGCGGCGCACCCAGTCCGGTCTGGCGCCCAACCTGGCGCGCAAATCGGCGCTCCGTGTCCATTCGCCGCTGGCTAAAGCGCTCTCGCTGTGCAGTGTGCTTTCCATTCTGGCTTTCGCTGCCGCACCCTTGCAGGCTGAGACCTCGGCTGCGGCTGACGCCGGTTACGCCATCGAGTCGCCCAAGGCCGTGCATAGCCTGCTGCTCGATGTGGTCAACACCGGTGAGCGCCTGGTTGCCGTTGGCGACCGCGGCCACATTCTCTATTCCAACGATCAAGGACAAAGCTGGCAGCAGGCCAAGGTACCGACGCGGCAGATGCTGACCTCCCTGTTCTTCGTCGATGCCAAGCATGGCTGGGTCGTCGGCCACGATGCGCAGATTCTCGCAACGGCCGATGGCGGCCTGACCTGGACCAAGCAGTTCGAAGACCTCGAGCGCGAAGCGCCGCTGCTGGATATCTGGTTCAAGGACCTGCAAACCGGTTACGCCGTAGGGGCCTACGGGGCGCTGCTGGAAACCACCGATGGTGGCCAGAACTGGGAAGATGTCAGCGATCGTCTCGATAACGAAGATGCCTATCACCTCAACGCCATTACTGCCGTGAAGGATTCCGGTCTGTTCATCGTCGGTGAGCTGGGGCAGATGTTCCGCTCCGCCGACTGGGGCCAGACCTGGGAGCGCCTCGAGGATCTGCCTTACGAGGGGTCGTTGTTTGGCGTGCTCGGCACCGACCAGCCCGCTACCTTGCTGGCCTACGGTCTGCGTGGCCACCTGTTCCGCTCCACCGACTTCGGTGACAGCTGGCAACAGGTCAAGCTCAATACCCCGAACAATGGCCCACTGGAGTTCGGTTTGGCCGATGGCGCGCTGCTGAACGATGGCAGCGTCGTGGTAGTGGGGCATGGTGGCACTGTCTTGCGCAGCAAAGATCATGGCCAGACATTCAGCCTGATCAATCGCCCCGATCGCCTTTCACTGGCCGGGGTCACTGCACTGGATAACGGCAACCTGATCCTGGTGGGGCAGGGCGGCGTTCACCTCGCCGCCTCGACTGGCGCCGATCTGGGCCAACAATAA
- a CDS encoding efflux RND transporter permease subunit, with protein sequence MTKHQQQPASFLERLIFNNRPAVILICLLISIFLFYQAAQVRPQTSFEKMIPLGHPYIQKMLEHRNDLSNLGNTVRISVEATNGDIFSKEYMETLRQIHDEAFYIPGVDRSGLKSLWSPSVRWTEVTEEGFAGGEVIPQTYDGSADSLEDLRSNILKSGQIGRLVANNFKSSIVDIPLLESYPDPNDQSKLIKLDYQKFSHELEEKIRDKYQAQNPDVKVHIIGFAKKVGDLIDGLIGVALFFAVAIGITFALLLWFTRCVKSTMAVLITTLIAVIWQLGLLHTLGFGLDPYSMLVPFLVFAIGISHGVQKINGIAMASGEATDALSAARMAFRQLFIPGLVALLSDAVGFVTLLLIDIGVIRELAIGASMGVAVIILTNLILLPVMISYVGISQKAVQISREEAAKDHPFWRAISNCAHPMVAPISVVVAVVALAGGVWYGQNLKIGDLDQGAPELHPDSRYNLDNDFVIRNYSTSSDVLVVMIKTPSEGCSTYEALSAMDELMWKMENTEGVQSAISMVTVSKQVIKGMNEGNLKWETLSRNQDVLNNSIARAEGLYNADCSVAPVLIFLEDHKAETLSRAVAAAEEFAAQHSTDELQVVLAAGNAGIEAATNEVIAASETTMLIAVYAAVSIMCLLTFRSLAATLCVILPLVLTSVLGNALMAFMGIGVKVATLPVIALGVGIGVDYGIYIYSRLETYLRQGMPLQEAYYETLKSTGKAVLFTGVCLAIGVATWIFSAIKFQADMGLMLTFMFLWNMIGAIWLLPALARFLINTEKMRAKA encoded by the coding sequence ATGACCAAGCATCAACAACAGCCCGCCTCCTTCCTCGAGCGGCTGATCTTCAACAATCGCCCGGCAGTTATCCTGATCTGCCTTTTGATCAGCATCTTCCTGTTCTATCAGGCTGCGCAGGTACGCCCGCAGACCAGCTTCGAGAAGATGATTCCGCTGGGGCACCCCTATATCCAGAAGATGCTCGAACACCGTAATGACCTGTCCAACCTGGGCAACACGGTGCGCATCTCGGTAGAAGCCACCAATGGCGATATCTTCAGCAAGGAATACATGGAGACGCTACGGCAGATCCATGACGAGGCCTTCTACATTCCTGGTGTCGACCGTTCCGGGCTGAAGTCGCTTTGGAGCCCCAGCGTGCGCTGGACCGAAGTGACCGAAGAAGGCTTCGCCGGTGGCGAGGTGATTCCGCAGACCTACGACGGCTCTGCCGACAGCCTCGAGGATTTGCGCAGCAACATCCTCAAGTCGGGTCAGATCGGTCGTCTGGTGGCGAACAACTTCAAATCCAGCATCGTCGATATCCCGCTGCTGGAGTCCTATCCGGACCCGAATGACCAGAGCAAGCTGATCAAGCTCGACTATCAGAAGTTCTCCCACGAACTGGAAGAGAAGATCCGCGACAAGTACCAGGCGCAGAACCCGGATGTGAAAGTGCACATCATCGGTTTCGCCAAGAAGGTCGGTGACCTGATCGACGGCCTGATCGGCGTGGCGCTGTTCTTCGCCGTGGCCATCGGCATCACCTTCGCGCTGCTGCTGTGGTTCACCCGCTGCGTCAAGAGCACCATGGCTGTGCTGATCACCACGTTGATTGCGGTGATCTGGCAGTTGGGGTTGCTGCACACCCTGGGCTTCGGTCTCGACCCTTACTCGATGCTGGTACCGTTCCTGGTATTCGCCATCGGTATTTCCCATGGGGTACAGAAGATCAATGGCATCGCCATGGCTTCCGGCGAGGCTACTGACGCCCTGTCTGCCGCGCGCATGGCCTTCCGTCAGCTGTTCATTCCTGGCCTGGTGGCGCTGTTGTCCGACGCCGTCGGTTTCGTGACCCTGCTGCTGATCGACATCGGCGTGATCCGCGAACTGGCCATCGGCGCGTCGATGGGCGTTGCGGTGATCATCCTGACCAACCTGATCCTGCTGCCGGTGATGATCTCCTACGTCGGCATCAGCCAGAAGGCGGTGCAGATCAGTCGCGAAGAGGCGGCCAAAGACCATCCGTTCTGGCGTGCGATCTCCAATTGCGCCCATCCGATGGTGGCACCCATCTCCGTCGTGGTTGCCGTGGTGGCGCTGGCTGGCGGTGTCTGGTACGGCCAGAACCTGAAGATCGGCGACCTCGACCAGGGCGCGCCGGAGCTGCATCCAGACTCGCGTTACAACCTAGACAACGACTTCGTCATCCGCAACTACTCGACCAGTTCGGACGTGCTGGTGGTGATGATCAAGACGCCTAGCGAGGGTTGCTCCACCTATGAAGCACTGTCCGCCATGGACGAGCTGATGTGGAAGATGGAGAACACCGAAGGTGTGCAGTCGGCCATCTCCATGGTCACTGTATCCAAGCAGGTGATCAAGGGCATGAACGAGGGCAACCTGAAATGGGAAACCCTGTCGCGCAACCAGGATGTTCTGAACAACTCCATCGCTCGTGCTGAAGGCTTGTACAACGCGGACTGCTCGGTCGCGCCGGTGCTGATCTTCCTCGAGGACCACAAGGCCGAAACCCTGTCGCGCGCCGTAGCCGCCGCCGAAGAGTTCGCCGCGCAGCACAGCACCGACGAGCTGCAGGTGGTACTGGCAGCGGGTAACGCCGGTATCGAGGCGGCCACCAACGAGGTGATCGCAGCGTCCGAGACCACCATGCTCATCGCGGTCTATGCGGCAGTCAGCATCATGTGTCTACTGACCTTCCGCTCGCTGGCAGCGACCCTTTGCGTGATCCTGCCGCTGGTGCTGACCTCGGTGCTGGGCAACGCGCTGATGGCCTTCATGGGGATCGGTGTGAAGGTCGCCACACTGCCGGTGATCGCGCTGGGCGTGGGTATCGGTGTCGACTACGGCATCTACATCTACAGCCGTCTGGAGACCTACCTGCGTCAGGGCATGCCGCTGCAGGAAGCTTACTACGAGACGCTGAAGTCCACGGGTAAGGCAGTGCTGTTCACCGGCGTCTGCCTGGCCATCGGTGTGGCGACCTGGATCTTCTCGGCGATCAAGTTCCAGGCTGACATGGGCCTGATGCTGACCTTCATGTTCCTGTGGAACATGATCGGCGCGATCTGG
- a CDS encoding DUF1329 domain-containing protein: MLNKHRLMAVAVALAFSAGSALAAVSPQEAAKLGDTLTPFGAEKAGNAAGTIPAWTGGITQAPAGYTRSGQHHVNPFPDDKPLFTITAANLSQYEANLTPGQIAMFKAYPESYQMPVYQTRRSGSAPQWVYDNTIKNATSAKLADGGNGFSNAYGGIPFPIPQNGVEALWNHIARYRGTYIVRRASEVAVQRNGSYSLVTSQQEALFKYYLQNGSFADLNNIMFYYLSFTTSPARLAGGATLVHETLDQVKEPRQAWGYNAGQRRVRRAPNLAYDTPIAAADGLRTADDTDMFNGAPDRYDWKLVGKKEIYIPYNNYKVTSPEVKYKDLLQVGHLNPALTRNELHRVWVVEGTLKSGARHIYSKRTLFLDEDSWQAAVVDQYDGRGELWRVSIAYLKNYYDLPTTWSALDVFHDLQARRYHVQNLDNEESNTIDFTQAVPDDGYFKPAALRRRGTR; the protein is encoded by the coding sequence ATGCTGAACAAGCACAGGCTGATGGCCGTAGCCGTTGCACTGGCGTTTTCCGCCGGTTCCGCGCTGGCTGCCGTTTCCCCGCAGGAAGCCGCCAAGCTCGGCGATACCCTGACGCCCTTCGGCGCCGAGAAAGCCGGCAATGCCGCCGGCACTATTCCGGCCTGGACCGGTGGTATCACCCAGGCGCCGGCTGGCTATACCCGCTCGGGCCAGCACCACGTCAATCCGTTCCCGGACGACAAGCCGCTGTTCACCATCACCGCGGCCAACCTTAGCCAGTACGAGGCCAACCTGACCCCGGGTCAGATCGCCATGTTCAAGGCTTATCCGGAAAGCTATCAGATGCCGGTGTACCAGACCCGCCGCTCCGGCTCCGCGCCGCAGTGGGTCTATGACAACACCATCAAGAACGCCACCAGCGCCAAGCTGGCCGATGGCGGGAACGGTTTCAGCAACGCCTATGGCGGCATCCCGTTCCCGATTCCGCAAAATGGCGTGGAAGCGCTGTGGAACCACATCGCCCGCTATCGCGGCACCTACATCGTGCGCCGCGCCTCGGAAGTGGCGGTGCAGCGCAACGGTTCCTACTCGCTGGTGACCTCGCAGCAGGAAGCACTGTTCAAGTACTACCTGCAGAACGGCTCCTTCGCCGATCTGAACAACATCATGTTCTATTACCTGTCCTTCACCACCAGCCCGGCGCGTCTGGCCGGTGGCGCGACCCTGGTTCACGAGACCCTGGATCAGGTGAAGGAACCGCGTCAGGCCTGGGGCTACAACGCTGGCCAGCGTCGTGTACGTCGTGCACCGAACCTGGCTTACGACACGCCGATCGCCGCTGCTGACGGCCTGCGTACTGCCGATGACACCGACATGTTCAACGGTGCTCCGGATCGCTATGACTGGAAGCTGGTGGGCAAGAAGGAAATCTACATCCCGTACAACAACTACAAGGTCACCAGCCCTGAGGTTAAGTACAAGGATCTGCTGCAGGTTGGTCACCTCAACCCGGCTCTGACCCGTAACGAGTTGCATCGCGTATGGGTGGTCGAGGGCACGCTGAAGTCCGGTGCGCGTCATATCTACTCCAAGCGCACCCTGTTCCTTGACGAGGACAGCTGGCAGGCCGCGGTAGTGGATCAGTACGACGGCCGTGGTGAGCTGTGGCGCGTTTCCATCGCCTACCTGAAGAACTACTACGACCTGCCGACCACCTGGTCCGCACTCGACGTGTTCCATGACCTGCAGGCGCGTCGTTATCACGTGCAGAACCTGGATAACGAAGAGAGCAACACCATCGACTTCACCCAGGCAGTTCCGGACGACGGCTATTTCAAGCCTGCTGCCCTGCGTCGCCGCGGCACTCGATAA
- a CDS encoding YeaC family protein, protein MSSFLDAIENITPEIYASLKLAVEIGKWPDGRKLTQEQKELSLQAMIAWEMQNLPEDQRTGYMGPQECQSKSEPAPNLLFKSSDTLH, encoded by the coding sequence ATGTCGTCCTTTCTCGATGCGATTGAAAACATCACCCCGGAAATCTACGCGAGCCTCAAGCTGGCCGTGGAAATCGGCAAATGGCCGGACGGCCGCAAGCTGACTCAGGAGCAGAAAGAGCTGAGCCTGCAGGCGATGATCGCCTGGGAAATGCAGAACCTGCCGGAAGATCAGCGTACTGGCTACATGGGCCCGCAGGAGTGTCAATCCAAGTCCGAGCCTGCACCCAATCTGCTGTTCAAGTCGTCGGATACCCTTCACTGA
- a CDS encoding DUF1302 domain-containing protein, producing the protein MEIKSRKPVLRFAPAKAGFAFAGVLPLLVAAQAQAVEFSFADNEITGSIDTTISYGQLWRVQGQDKTNNDINTNDGNRNFDTGLVSEVFKITTDLEASYQNYGVFIRGTAFYDTQIMDKRNDYNDANSPAQPSQTYPRNNSFTRETRHKAGRDAQILDAYVYGNWDVGDMPVSGRFGKQVFNWGEGLFYRGGVNTTNPVDAAKFRLPGSEVKEVLVPVEALSFNVGLTDNLSMEAFYQWNWKETAIDPVGTYFSETDLFADGGSTAYTTVGALSNPLFQTVYNGAVNGGIAGLPANFGGLQGTSYLDSNGVIKVANVGPDINAKNDGQFGIAFRYIAEELNSTEFGFYFVNYHAKEPTIYADLNASYAGLNIDQLASLGSLLGVSASSYDDLVNQAATNPAAATVLGLVNGAAAVDVANQVNARREYAEDIRMYGMSFNTTVGVASVFGELSYRPNLPIGIATTNDLLGDLLGQAAYLADGRQVNIGGQMVDINDQIHNSERVEAFNTSLGTIYNFGPSFGFDSLFGVAELASEHIRGSSLQYTAYDGTRRYYSGRGNGSYVSGYDRDDQVNKNAYGYTLVLSGTWNDVYAGVNLSPFAVFKHDFEGNSHQTGNFIEGRKAYTVGMRASYLNSLEAEIQYTEFYGAGQNNGARDRDNIGLNVKYSF; encoded by the coding sequence ATGGAAATTAAGTCCCGCAAGCCTGTTCTACGTTTTGCCCCGGCCAAGGCCGGCTTTGCGTTCGCTGGTGTTCTGCCGTTGCTGGTCGCCGCCCAGGCTCAAGCGGTGGAGTTCAGTTTCGCCGATAACGAAATCACCGGTTCCATCGATACCACCATCTCCTACGGCCAGCTGTGGCGTGTCCAGGGGCAGGACAAGACCAACAACGACATCAATACCAACGACGGCAACCGCAACTTCGATACTGGCCTGGTTTCCGAAGTGTTCAAGATCACCACGGACCTGGAAGCGTCCTACCAGAACTATGGTGTGTTCATTCGAGGCACCGCCTTCTATGACACCCAGATCATGGACAAGCGCAACGATTACAACGATGCCAACAGTCCGGCTCAGCCTAGCCAAACCTACCCGCGTAACAACTCTTTCACCCGCGAAACCCGACACAAGGCGGGGCGTGATGCGCAGATCCTTGATGCCTACGTCTATGGCAACTGGGATGTAGGTGATATGCCGGTCTCCGGTCGTTTCGGTAAGCAGGTCTTCAACTGGGGTGAAGGCCTGTTCTACCGTGGCGGCGTGAATACTACCAACCCAGTAGATGCCGCCAAGTTCCGCTTGCCGGGCTCGGAGGTCAAGGAAGTACTGGTCCCGGTCGAGGCGCTGAGTTTCAACGTTGGCCTGACGGACAACCTGTCGATGGAAGCCTTCTACCAATGGAACTGGAAAGAAACCGCTATCGATCCGGTCGGCACTTATTTCTCTGAAACCGACCTATTCGCCGATGGTGGTAGTACTGCTTATACGACAGTGGGGGCGCTATCTAACCCCTTGTTCCAAACCGTATACAACGGCGCTGTAAACGGAGGTATTGCAGGTCTGCCGGCAAACTTCGGCGGACTGCAGGGTACAAGCTACCTAGACAGTAACGGCGTGATTAAGGTCGCGAACGTAGGGCCGGATATCAACGCCAAGAACGATGGTCAGTTCGGTATCGCATTCCGTTATATAGCCGAGGAGCTGAACTCCACTGAGTTTGGATTCTACTTCGTTAATTATCATGCGAAAGAGCCGACTATTTACGCTGATCTTAACGCCAGCTATGCCGGCCTCAATATCGATCAACTGGCTAGCCTGGGCAGCCTGCTTGGCGTCAGTGCCAGCAGCTACGATGATTTGGTGAATCAGGCTGCTACCAATCCTGCTGCCGCTACAGTGCTCGGTTTGGTCAATGGCGCAGCGGCAGTTGACGTCGCCAACCAAGTCAATGCCCGTCGCGAGTACGCCGAAGATATTCGCATGTACGGTATGAGCTTCAACACTACTGTGGGAGTTGCCTCGGTATTCGGTGAATTGTCTTATCGTCCGAACCTGCCGATCGGTATCGCTACCACCAACGACCTGCTTGGTGACCTGCTTGGACAGGCGGCCTATCTGGCTGATGGTCGCCAGGTGAATATCGGCGGTCAGATGGTTGATATCAACGATCAGATTCATAACTCTGAGCGTGTCGAGGCATTCAATACCTCGTTGGGCACCATCTATAATTTTGGCCCCTCATTCGGTTTCGACTCGCTGTTCGGTGTTGCAGAACTGGCGTCCGAGCACATTCGTGGCAGCAGCCTGCAATACACCGCCTATGACGGCACCCGTCGTTATTACTCCGGTCGTGGTAACGGTTCTTACGTCTCCGGCTACGACCGCGACGACCAGGTCAACAAGAATGCCTACGGCTACACCTTGGTGCTCTCTGGTACCTGGAACGACGTCTACGCTGGCGTGAACCTGTCGCCGTTCGCCGTGTTCAAGCACGACTTCGAAGGCAACTCGCACCAGACCGGCAACTTCATCGAAGGTCGCAAGGCCTACACCGTCGGTATGCGCGCCAGCTACCTGAACAGCCTGGAAGCCGAGATTCAGTACACCGAGTTCTATGGCGCTGGCCAGAACAACGGTGCACGTGATCGCGACAATATCGGCCTGAACGTCAAGTATTCCTTCTAA
- a CDS encoding DUF2797 domain-containing protein produces MTELGRGSLSKMKAHLDAPVQYAFRLGDEEVPVNPLVGKSLRLEYLGAIHCSHCGRKTKTSFSQGYCYPCMQKLAQCDVCIMSPERCHYDQGTCREPNWGEQFCMTDHIVYLANSSGVKVGITRASQVPTRWIDQGATQALPILRVATRQQSGFVEDLLRSQVADKTNWRALLKGDAAPVDLLATREQLFDSCGAGITELQQRFGLQAIQPLSAAEVLEIRYPIEAYPAKISSFNLDKSPLAEGTLLGIKGQYLMFDTGVINIRKYTAYQLAVHEIAA; encoded by the coding sequence ATGACTGAGTTAGGACGTGGTTCGCTGAGCAAGATGAAGGCGCATCTCGACGCGCCGGTGCAGTACGCCTTTCGCTTGGGCGATGAAGAGGTGCCGGTCAATCCGCTGGTGGGCAAGAGTCTGCGCCTGGAATACCTCGGCGCTATCCACTGCAGCCATTGCGGGCGCAAGACCAAGACCAGTTTCAGCCAAGGTTATTGCTATCCCTGCATGCAGAAGCTGGCGCAGTGTGACGTCTGCATCATGAGCCCGGAGCGCTGCCATTACGACCAAGGCACCTGCCGCGAGCCGAACTGGGGCGAGCAGTTCTGCATGACCGACCATATCGTCTACCTGGCCAATTCCAGTGGTGTGAAGGTCGGCATCACTCGTGCCAGCCAGGTGCCGACACGCTGGATCGACCAGGGTGCGACCCAGGCGCTGCCTATCCTGCGTGTGGCCACCCGGCAGCAGTCCGGCTTCGTCGAGGATCTGCTGCGTTCGCAGGTGGCGGACAAGACCAACTGGCGCGCACTGCTCAAGGGCGACGCCGCGCCGGTCGATCTGCTGGCGACCCGCGAGCAGTTGTTCGATAGCTGCGGCGCGGGTATCACCGAGCTGCAGCAGCGTTTCGGCCTGCAGGCCATCCAGCCCTTGAGCGCGGCCGAGGTGTTGGAAATCCGCTATCCCATCGAGGCTTATCCGGCCAAGATCAGCAGTTTCAACCTGGACAAGTCTCCTCTGGCCGAGGGTACCCTGCTCGGTATCAAGGGCCAGTACCTGATGTTCGACACCGGCGTGATCAATATCCGCAAATACACCGCCTATCAGCTGGCCGTCCACGAGATCGCCGCCTGA